The following proteins come from a genomic window of Pseudomonas sp. MAG733B:
- a CDS encoding TIM barrel protein: MNNKIQERFNALLSHKATGAEAPPVLTQALARQLLERLKQLRLFAHAYPLLTNLTHGRVTPADMLDFAYRHELQGLSLHLLDGEENSLSQMTAVQLQAFAAKASALQLDVHLEISSTRKNDVDQVIAIARELGVRNIRVYSRYEGTLSRVMDIIETDLHYLAQQADEHDLYFDFEQHEELKSGEIAELLNRLDHPRLHALFDFGNMINACEQPLQALQTLAPHIRQTHLKGVRVVPEQNGFGHYGVLQGSDEDDLPNARMLFELLMLGESTPQVIAFILEQENHYVAPAFRQTDEAADPFIAYREMSDTPLPAGYSLERMLADEHRWANNQVAYVRGVLAEFRTLAELTLDNRSNA, translated from the coding sequence ATGAACAATAAGATCCAGGAACGATTCAACGCCTTGCTCAGCCACAAGGCGACCGGGGCCGAAGCGCCCCCAGTGCTGACGCAAGCACTGGCCCGCCAGCTGCTTGAACGCCTCAAGCAATTGCGCTTGTTTGCCCACGCCTATCCCCTGCTGACCAACCTGACCCATGGTCGTGTCACGCCCGCCGACATGCTGGACTTTGCTTATCGCCACGAGCTGCAAGGCCTGAGCCTGCACTTGCTCGACGGTGAGGAAAACAGCCTCAGCCAAATGACCGCCGTCCAGCTTCAGGCGTTTGCCGCCAAGGCCAGCGCGCTGCAACTGGACGTGCATCTGGAGATCAGCAGCACGCGCAAAAACGATGTCGATCAGGTGATCGCCATTGCGCGGGAGTTGGGTGTGCGCAACATCCGCGTTTACTCGCGCTACGAAGGCACGCTGTCGCGGGTCATGGACATCATCGAGACCGACCTGCACTACCTCGCGCAGCAGGCCGACGAACACGACCTGTACTTCGACTTCGAACAGCATGAAGAACTCAAGAGCGGCGAAATCGCCGAGTTGTTGAACCGCCTCGACCACCCTCGCCTGCACGCCTTGTTCGATTTCGGCAACATGATCAATGCCTGCGAACAACCGCTGCAAGCCCTGCAAACGCTGGCGCCGCACATCCGTCAGACCCACCTCAAGGGCGTGCGCGTGGTCCCCGAGCAAAACGGCTTTGGTCACTACGGCGTGCTGCAAGGCAGTGACGAAGACGACCTGCCGAACGCCCGCATGCTGTTCGAATTGCTGATGTTGGGTGAATCCACCCCGCAAGTGATCGCTTTCATTCTTGAGCAGGAAAACCACTACGTGGCGCCGGCGTTCCGCCAGACCGACGAGGCGGCCGACCCGTTCATTGCCTACCGGGAAATGAGCGACACGCCTCTGCCGGCGGGTTATTCGCTGGAGCGCATGCTGGCCGACGAACACCGCTGGGCGAATAACCAGGTCGCCTATGTCCGTGGCGTGCTGGCCGAGTTTCGCACCCTCGCCGAACTGACCCTGGACAACCGCAGCAACGCCTGA
- a CDS encoding GntR family transcriptional regulator: MNLTKLNAPDLGNTPSTSEIITRHLRDAIVAGHFAEDEPIRQDDIARQFNVSKIPVREALKRLEAEGLVMFQRNRGAMVTRVSDAELAQMFEVRMLLEDKILRLAIPNMTEETFARAERICQEFIGEDDVGRWAELNWELHACLYEPAQRPFLVSLIRSVNDKLERYLRMQMSLSAGKERADHEHREIIKACRAGDVDRAVTLLDEHIAGVCKTLFEHLPHAH, encoded by the coding sequence GTGAACCTGACCAAACTCAACGCCCCCGACCTTGGCAACACCCCTTCAACGTCGGAAATCATTACCCGCCATCTGCGCGATGCGATCGTCGCCGGGCATTTTGCCGAGGACGAGCCGATCCGCCAGGACGATATCGCCCGCCAGTTCAACGTCAGCAAGATCCCGGTGCGTGAAGCGCTCAAGCGTCTGGAAGCAGAAGGCCTGGTGATGTTCCAGCGCAATCGCGGGGCGATGGTCACGCGGGTGTCCGATGCGGAACTGGCGCAGATGTTCGAGGTGCGCATGTTGCTGGAGGACAAGATCCTGCGGCTGGCCATCCCCAACATGACCGAGGAAACCTTCGCCCGTGCCGAGCGCATCTGCCAGGAGTTCATCGGCGAAGACGACGTGGGGCGCTGGGCTGAACTCAACTGGGAGTTGCACGCCTGCCTCTACGAGCCGGCGCAACGGCCGTTTTTGGTGAGCCTGATCCGTTCGGTCAACGACAAGCTGGAGCGTTACCTGCGCATGCAGATGAGCCTGTCGGCCGGCAAGGAACGCGCCGATCACGAACACCGCGAGATCATCAAGGCCTGTCGCGCCGGGGATGTCGACCGGGCGGTGACGCTTTTGGACGAGCACATCGCCGGGGTCTGCAAGACCTTGTTCGAACACCTGCCTCACGCCCACTGA
- a CDS encoding PLP-dependent aminotransferase family protein: MKSPAGLLLSGIDLDRTSSVPLYRQLYLQIRKQILSGRLQGGVRLPSTRTLSQELALSRITILNAFDQLIAEGFLASRTGAGTYVGDEWENHGLADDEQPRQPPRLSDLSQSMLSLRSEHFRGVSYADWDPASPTSFLPSHSTYDAFPQHIWKRLMSRHLHKPTKAMLGYGELQGLLALRTAIAEYVFDARGIDCTAEQVVIVSGAQQAFNLLGMLLLNPQDGVWMEDPGHIAARIALQAQGGRVVPLRIDDQGIDIQQGLAECPDARLVFTTPARQHPLGVTMSYARRQALIDWAAQQQSWIIEDDCDSEFRYSGRPLPALFALDQRARVIYVGTFSKVLFPSLRLGYVILPHALVEPFCTLRAVMDRSPPTLLQAVTADFMSEGHFLGHIRRMRALYQARQQALVEQLQQQLGDFFTLTPVEAGMHLIAWLPEHLDADTIAKELARHNIHTYALSDYCLQNYLPPALLIGFAGTPEDQAKARVEALAQALVRMGHLQQPR, translated from the coding sequence ATGAAATCCCCTGCCGGCCTGCTGTTGTCGGGCATCGATCTGGACCGGACCAGTTCCGTTCCGCTCTACCGTCAGCTCTATTTGCAGATTCGCAAACAGATATTGTCCGGACGGCTTCAAGGGGGCGTGCGCCTGCCATCGACCCGGACCTTGAGCCAGGAACTGGCGCTGTCGCGGATCACCATCCTCAATGCCTTCGACCAATTGATTGCCGAAGGCTTTCTGGCTTCGCGCACCGGAGCGGGCACCTACGTCGGTGACGAGTGGGAAAACCATGGCCTCGCCGACGATGAGCAACCGCGCCAGCCACCGCGCCTGTCGGACCTGAGCCAGTCGATGCTGTCGCTGCGCAGCGAGCATTTTCGCGGGGTGTCCTATGCCGACTGGGACCCCGCGAGCCCCACCTCGTTTCTGCCCAGCCACAGCACCTATGACGCGTTCCCGCAACATATCTGGAAGCGTTTGATGAGTCGCCACCTGCACAAACCGACCAAGGCAATGCTCGGTTATGGCGAACTGCAAGGGCTGCTGGCCTTGCGCACGGCGATTGCCGAATACGTCTTCGATGCCCGTGGCATCGACTGCACGGCGGAGCAGGTGGTGATCGTTTCCGGCGCCCAGCAAGCCTTCAACCTGCTGGGCATGTTGCTGCTCAATCCGCAGGACGGCGTCTGGATGGAAGACCCCGGGCACATCGCCGCGCGCATCGCGCTCCAGGCCCAGGGTGGCCGGGTGGTGCCGTTGCGCATCGACGATCAGGGCATCGACATCCAGCAAGGCCTGGCCGAATGCCCTGATGCGCGACTGGTGTTTACCACGCCGGCTCGCCAGCATCCCTTGGGCGTGACCATGAGTTACGCCCGGCGCCAGGCGCTCATCGATTGGGCCGCGCAACAGCAGAGCTGGATCATCGAAGACGACTGCGACAGCGAGTTCCGGTACAGCGGTCGCCCGTTGCCCGCGCTGTTCGCCTTGGACCAGCGGGCCCGGGTGATTTACGTCGGGACGTTCAGCAAGGTGCTTTTCCCCTCGCTACGCCTGGGTTACGTGATATTGCCCCACGCCTTGGTCGAACCTTTTTGCACCCTGCGCGCGGTCATGGATCGCAGCCCGCCGACGCTCCTGCAAGCGGTGACCGCCGACTTCATGAGTGAGGGCCACTTCCTTGGGCATATCCGCCGCATGCGTGCGCTGTATCAGGCCCGCCAGCAAGCATTGGTCGAGCAGTTGCAGCAACAGTTGGGCGATTTTTTTACCCTCACCCCGGTTGAAGCCGGCATGCATCTGATCGCATGGCTGCCGGAGCATCTGGATGCCGACACCATCGCCAAGGAGCTGGCCCGGCACAATATCCACACCTATGCCCTGAGCGACTACTGCCTGCAAAACTACCTGCCGCCCGCGCTGTTGATCGGTTTTGCCGGCACGCCAGAAGATCAGGCCAAAGCACGCGTTGAAGCACTGGCACAGGCATTGGTCCGCATGGGGCATCTGCAACAGCCCCGCTGA
- a CDS encoding 4-hydroxyproline epimerase: protein MKRISVIDSHTGGEPTRLVIAGFPDLGDGSMAERRKILAEQHDQWRAACVLEPRGSDVLVGALLCTPVDPNACAGVIFFNNSGYLGMCGHGTIGLVASLAHLGKIGPGVHGIETPVGTVQATLHNDHSVSVRNVPAYRYRKALQLQVPGIGQVSGDVAWGGNWFFLIADHGLRVAGDNLDALTAYTYAVQQALEAQGFRGEDGGLIDHVELFADDDHADSRNFVLCPGKAYDRSPCGTGTSAKLACLAADDKLQPGQIWRQASVIGSEFEGSFEWQGERIVPTIRGRAHISAEASLIIEQDDPFAWGIRP, encoded by the coding sequence ATGAAACGCATCTCCGTGATCGACTCCCACACCGGCGGCGAACCGACCCGCCTGGTGATCGCCGGTTTTCCCGATCTGGGCGACGGCAGCATGGCCGAACGACGCAAGATCCTCGCTGAGCAGCATGATCAATGGCGCGCCGCCTGCGTGTTGGAGCCACGGGGCAGCGACGTGCTGGTGGGTGCCCTGCTCTGCACACCCGTGGACCCCAACGCCTGCGCCGGTGTGATTTTCTTCAACAACAGCGGTTATCTCGGCATGTGCGGCCACGGCACCATCGGCCTGGTGGCGTCGTTGGCGCACCTAGGCAAGATCGGGCCCGGCGTGCACGGCATCGAGACGCCGGTTGGCACGGTGCAGGCTACTTTGCACAACGATCATTCGGTGAGCGTGCGCAATGTGCCGGCCTACCGTTATCGCAAGGCGCTGCAGTTGCAGGTGCCGGGCATCGGCCAGGTCAGCGGCGATGTGGCCTGGGGCGGCAACTGGTTTTTCCTGATCGCCGACCATGGCCTGCGGGTCGCCGGTGACAATCTTGACGCTCTGACCGCCTACACCTACGCCGTGCAGCAAGCGCTGGAAGCCCAGGGTTTTCGCGGTGAAGACGGCGGCCTGATCGACCATGTCGAGCTGTTCGCCGACGACGATCACGCCGACAGCCGCAACTTCGTGCTGTGCCCCGGCAAGGCCTATGACCGCTCGCCCTGCGGCACCGGCACCAGCGCCAAACTGGCGTGCCTGGCGGCGGACGACAAACTGCAACCGGGGCAGATCTGGCGCCAGGCCAGCGTCATCGGCAGCGAGTTCGAAGGCTCTTTCGAATGGCAAGGCGAGCGCATCGTGCCGACCATTCGCGGCCGTGCCCATATCAGCGCCGAAGCCAGCCTGATCATCGAACAGGACGATCCTTTCGCCTGGGGCATCCGCCCATGA
- a CDS encoding FAD-dependent oxidoreductase, protein MNQGQVADVIVIGAGIIGAACAQALARRGLQVLVLDAGLHGATAAGMGHLLVLDDNPAELALSQYSLQRWREQSADLPAACAYRCNGTLWLAANAEEMAVAQSKYLNLQAQGVACELIGTHALRQREPELCEGLEGGLLINGDGILYAPATASWMLDTPNIRQRRSRVCEVDGNRVRLDDGQWLSAAAVVLANGIQANELCPELPIEPKKGHLLITDRYPGTVTHTLVELGYVTSAHNATGPSTACNIQPRPTGQLFIGASRQFGTTDPQVEGWMLAKMLKRAARYMPGLSRLNGIRAWTGFRAASPDGLPLVGQHPQRQGLWLAVGHEGLGVTTAPGTADLLVAQLFNETPPLAAQPYLPQRFLGEPAHA, encoded by the coding sequence ATGAACCAAGGCCAGGTGGCCGATGTGATCGTGATCGGCGCCGGCATCATCGGCGCCGCGTGCGCCCAGGCCCTGGCCCGACGCGGTTTGCAGGTGTTGGTGCTGGACGCCGGCCTGCACGGCGCAACGGCAGCGGGCATGGGCCACCTGCTGGTGCTCGACGACAACCCGGCGGAACTGGCCCTCAGTCAATATTCACTGCAACGTTGGCGCGAACAGTCTGCGGACTTGCCCGCTGCCTGTGCCTATCGCTGCAACGGCACGCTGTGGCTGGCGGCCAACGCCGAGGAAATGGCCGTGGCCCAAAGCAAATACCTCAACCTGCAAGCGCAGGGTGTGGCGTGCGAGCTGATCGGCACCCATGCCCTGCGCCAGCGCGAACCGGAGTTGTGTGAAGGCCTGGAAGGCGGCCTGCTGATCAACGGTGACGGCATTCTGTACGCCCCGGCGACGGCGAGCTGGATGCTCGACACGCCGAACATCCGCCAGCGCCGGTCACGGGTCTGCGAGGTCGACGGCAACCGCGTGCGCCTCGATGACGGCCAATGGCTGAGCGCCGCCGCCGTGGTGCTGGCCAACGGCATCCAGGCCAACGAGCTATGCCCGGAGCTACCGATCGAGCCGAAGAAAGGCCACTTGCTGATCACCGACCGCTACCCCGGCACCGTCACCCATACGCTGGTGGAACTGGGTTATGTCACCAGCGCCCACAATGCCACGGGACCGTCCACGGCCTGCAATATCCAGCCGCGCCCCACGGGGCAATTGTTCATCGGCGCCTCGCGGCAATTCGGCACCACCGACCCGCAGGTCGAAGGCTGGATGCTCGCCAAAATGCTCAAGCGCGCCGCCCGCTACATGCCGGGGTTGAGCCGGCTCAATGGCATCCGCGCCTGGACCGGCTTTCGCGCCGCGAGCCCCGACGGCCTGCCGCTGGTGGGCCAGCATCCGCAACGCCAGGGCTTGTGGCTGGCGGTCGGCCACGAAGGTCTGGGCGTGACCACCGCGCCCGGCACCGCCGACCTGCTGGTCGCCCAACTGTTCAACGAAACCCCGCCACTGGCCGCACAACCCTATCTGCCCCAGCGTTTTCTCGGAGAACCCGCCCATGCCTGA